Proteins encoded in a region of the Dromaius novaehollandiae isolate bDroNov1 chromosome 18, bDroNov1.hap1, whole genome shotgun sequence genome:
- the LOC112994287 gene encoding alpha-N-acetylgalactosaminide alpha-2,6-sialyltransferase 2-like isoform X1, with product MRRPLGAAKGAARLGLGLGGCRGSGPLPLCRPRCAMAAVLAAALLSLLLLLPLLPAQCTLWHALARTPGSSPGPGALRTAAPEQVTQPPRRAPVPILWPSLGDTYGQDKTYCSSKCPSSIRKRVVATEFKDIFLETIPVLQWARHAREEEYQRLRRYSGAHGWKGVSWEVLKASLSLLNTSANGFLFDARGRGPGAPASCVRCAVVGNGGILNGSRMGRAIDAHDYVFRVNGAITAGFERDVGSRTSFYVFSTNTMVNSLGSYAAEGFEHPPQTPETRYVFLPDHDRDYLLLWAALTRRRVDRGRDKGAWPQKYFGGDLLAGKFKMLHPDFIRYLRNRYPPGGTSQGPQPQAEPLGAPGAPEEPPAGGGGAVVAGDRGPQHGHGVGSSPSPFPGGSAGWMRLLWTFPGNRSILRLRRSLCPRRFLRADILATPQRALYRPSTGAVMLLAALHTCDEVSAFGFLTPDYAAYSDHYFDRTRKRVQFFANHDLRKEMELWQRLQRSGLLRLYAGRKGT from the exons ATGCGAAGACCTCTCGGAGCGGCCAAGGGGGCCGCGcggctcggcctcggcctcggcggCTGCCGCGGCTCCGGGCCGCTGCCGCTGTGCCGGCCGCGCTGCGCCATGGCCGCCGTGCTGGCAGCCGCcctcctctcgctgctgctgctgctgccgctgctgcccgcgCAGTGCACGCTGTGGCACGCGCTCGCCAG GactcccggcagctccccggggcCTGGAGCCCTTAGGACAGCAGCCCCGGAGCAGGTGACGCAGCCACCACGCAGggcccctgtccccatcctgtgGCCAAGCCTTGGGGACACGTACGGGCAGGACAAGACCTACTGTAGCTCG AAGTGCCCCAGCAGCATCAGGAAGAGGGTTGTGGCTACGGAGTTCAAGGACATCTTCCTGGAGACCATCCCGGTGCTGCAGTGGGCACGGCACGCCCGGGAGGAGGAGTACCAGCGTCTCCGGAGATACTCGGGGGCTCACGGCTGGAAGGGCGTCAGCTGGGAGg TCCTGAaggcctctctctccctcctgaACACGTCAGCCAACGGGTTCCTGTTTGAcgcccgcggccgggggccggGTGCCCCCGCGTCCTGCGTCCGCTGCGCGGTGGTGGGCAACGGGGGCATCCTCAACGGCTCCCGCATGGGCCGCGCCATCGACGCCCACGACTACGTGTTCAG GGTCAACGGGGCCATCACCGCGGGCTTCGAGAGGGACGTCGGCAGCAGGACCTCCTTCTACGTCTTCTCCACCAACACCATGGTGAACTCGCTGGGCAGCTATGCTGCGGAGGGCTTCGAGCACCCTCCCCAGACGCCG GAGACCCGCTACGTCTTCCTGCCGGACCACGACCGAGACTACCTGCTGCTCTGGGCGGCTCTGACCCGCCGGCGCGTGGACAGGGGCCGCGACAAGGGGGCCTG GCCCCAGAAGTACTTTGGAGGAGACCTGCTGGCAGGGAAGTTTAAGATGCTCCACCCGGACTTCATCCGCTATCTCAGGAACCGGTACCCACCCGGGGGCacctcccagggcccccagccccaggcagagcccctgggtgccccgggcgccccggaggagccaccggcggggggggggggggcggtggtggcGGGGGACCGCGGCCCCCAGCACGGGCACGGGGTGGGGAGCAGCCCGTCCCCCTTCCCCGGAGGCAGCGCGGGCTGGATGCGGTTGCTATGGACGTTCCCTGGCAACCGGAGCATCCTCAGGCTCCGGCGCTCCCTCTGCCCCCGCAGATTCCTCCGGGCCGACATCCTGGCCACTCCGCAGCGGGCGCTGTACCGGCCCTCCACGGGGGCCGTGATGCTCCTGGCCGCCCTCCACACCTGCGACGAG GTCAGCGCCTTCGGCTTCCTGACGCCGGACTACGCGGCGTACTCGGACCACTACTTCGACCGCACGCGCAAGCGGGTGCAGTTCTTCGCCAACCACGACCTGAGGAAGGagatggagctgtggcagcggctgCAGCGCAGCGGCCTCCTGCGCCTCTACGCCGGGAGGAAGGGCACGTGA
- the LOC112994287 gene encoding alpha-N-acetylgalactosaminide alpha-2,6-sialyltransferase 2-like isoform X2, giving the protein MRRPLGAAKGAARLGLGLGGCRGSGPLPLCRPRCAMAAVLAAALLSLLLLLPLLPAQCTLWHALARTPGSSPGPGALRTAAPEQVTQPPRRAPVPILWPSLGDTYGQDKTYCSSKCPSSIRKRVVATEFKDIFLETIPVLQWARHAREEEYQRLRRYSGAHGWKGVSWEVLKASLSLLNTSANGFLFDARGRGPGAPASCVRCAVVGNGGILNGSRMGRAIDAHDYVFRVNGAITAGFERDVGSRTSFYVFSTNTMVNSLGSYAAEGFEHPPQTPETRYVFLPDHDRDYLLLWAALTRRRVDRGRDKGAWPQKYFGGDLLAGKFKMLHPDFIRYLRNRFLRADILATPQRALYRPSTGAVMLLAALHTCDEVSAFGFLTPDYAAYSDHYFDRTRKRVQFFANHDLRKEMELWQRLQRSGLLRLYAGRKGT; this is encoded by the exons ATGCGAAGACCTCTCGGAGCGGCCAAGGGGGCCGCGcggctcggcctcggcctcggcggCTGCCGCGGCTCCGGGCCGCTGCCGCTGTGCCGGCCGCGCTGCGCCATGGCCGCCGTGCTGGCAGCCGCcctcctctcgctgctgctgctgctgccgctgctgcccgcgCAGTGCACGCTGTGGCACGCGCTCGCCAG GactcccggcagctccccggggcCTGGAGCCCTTAGGACAGCAGCCCCGGAGCAGGTGACGCAGCCACCACGCAGggcccctgtccccatcctgtgGCCAAGCCTTGGGGACACGTACGGGCAGGACAAGACCTACTGTAGCTCG AAGTGCCCCAGCAGCATCAGGAAGAGGGTTGTGGCTACGGAGTTCAAGGACATCTTCCTGGAGACCATCCCGGTGCTGCAGTGGGCACGGCACGCCCGGGAGGAGGAGTACCAGCGTCTCCGGAGATACTCGGGGGCTCACGGCTGGAAGGGCGTCAGCTGGGAGg TCCTGAaggcctctctctccctcctgaACACGTCAGCCAACGGGTTCCTGTTTGAcgcccgcggccgggggccggGTGCCCCCGCGTCCTGCGTCCGCTGCGCGGTGGTGGGCAACGGGGGCATCCTCAACGGCTCCCGCATGGGCCGCGCCATCGACGCCCACGACTACGTGTTCAG GGTCAACGGGGCCATCACCGCGGGCTTCGAGAGGGACGTCGGCAGCAGGACCTCCTTCTACGTCTTCTCCACCAACACCATGGTGAACTCGCTGGGCAGCTATGCTGCGGAGGGCTTCGAGCACCCTCCCCAGACGCCG GAGACCCGCTACGTCTTCCTGCCGGACCACGACCGAGACTACCTGCTGCTCTGGGCGGCTCTGACCCGCCGGCGCGTGGACAGGGGCCGCGACAAGGGGGCCTG GCCCCAGAAGTACTTTGGAGGAGACCTGCTGGCAGGGAAGTTTAAGATGCTCCACCCGGACTTCATCCGCTATCTCAGGAACCG ATTCCTCCGGGCCGACATCCTGGCCACTCCGCAGCGGGCGCTGTACCGGCCCTCCACGGGGGCCGTGATGCTCCTGGCCGCCCTCCACACCTGCGACGAG GTCAGCGCCTTCGGCTTCCTGACGCCGGACTACGCGGCGTACTCGGACCACTACTTCGACCGCACGCGCAAGCGGGTGCAGTTCTTCGCCAACCACGACCTGAGGAAGGagatggagctgtggcagcggctgCAGCGCAGCGGCCTCCTGCGCCTCTACGCCGGGAGGAAGGGCACGTGA
- the AATK gene encoding serine/threonine-protein kinase LMTK1 isoform X2, with product MGRLAAAAAAAMSAAFLSPSLAFSSHFDPDGTPLSELSWSSSLAVVAVSFSGLFTFIFLMLACLCCKKGDIGFKEFENAEGDDYAGDFSAQGSPAPQHGPEVYVLPLTEVSLPMAKQPGRSVQLLKSADLGRQSLLYLKEIGHGWFGKVFLGEVNSGLSSTQVVVKELKASASVQDQMQFLEEAQPYRALQHSNLLQCLAQCAEVTPYLLVMEFCPLGDLKGYLRSCRGADPVAPDPLTLQRMACEVACGVLHLHRNNYIHSDLALRNCLLTADLTVKIGDYGLAHCKYKDDYFVTADQLWVPLRWIAPELIDEVHGNLLVVDQTKSSNVWSLGVTIWELFELGTQPYDHYSDRQVLAYAIKEQQLKLPKPQLKLSLSERWYEVMQFCWLQPEQRPTAEEVHLLLSYLCAKGATEAEEEFEKRWNSMKPNGGGSGASHPGAELSSFPLLEQFAADGFPADGDDVLTVMETSHGLNFEYKWEHTKTEHFQAPLGALSPGSAARYHELYYPAAAAAAGRLGLGLSPACYACERQGCPGLPAPGVVPILGAHSPSLGSEYYIRIEGPAEGGAELDARSPPGRAGSPPWRPAGPPGTEPLLGPAAAWEPAERGPYACRRPPRPRGYEPPARDGADRYLLEEEEEEEEEEEDEEEEMERMVARHRDWPVPGGRRDIFADPLGVSPSGNRAGCGEESPPGRALAPGPLPAPRQPWASNSSSNNNSGGGGSPPARQPAAGDSWCYRHMITFRGLMAKPLGSVPRDPAQPAAWPERPPGEDGGCRPEPAAVPGVPSPSPARPAALGGLPGAGAPACPRDASPVAQAAPPAPAEPLDGARPAPEAPAPAAAEDGQCPEAEQTPDKTFSSGSFPSPDDGSDEDTAELTSGVFTDFSGDYAERAEVAPAFKSLQKQVGTPDSLESLDIPSTASSCEGFSPTAFAPAGQPRALDSGYDTENNESPEFVLKEPHEPREPEGFVPPGKGSEGAGAAPEPRLASPPGAEPPGLAAKNPCRDSAYFSDCDAEPERGPKDSDGEDSPEAGARPRAQDSAEEPPAGSVAPFPQPPPCPTAPGVPACPLPPETFRSSPGAASPEEVARGVSGLGGAEAGGEQTASPGPGPLPGGPPLPAAPERREEAEEEEEDTEDSDESDEELRCYNIQEQSEESEEEPAAVPIVVAESHSARNLRSLLKMPSLLSASFCEDLERKKKAVSFFDDVTIYLFDQESPTRELAEQSFPDVPEPPGQPPASGSPAGRLGASDDSSDGNASEEGGGFEWDDDFPLVPVKASLMSPLAGTPPEPPPAGPCLLPAPKQVLPLQFSRFTVSPAPVSRFSITHVADSDMDSVGGSSEDGDRE from the exons atgggccgcctcgccgccgccgccgccgctgccatgTCGGCCGCCTTCCTCAGCCCCAGCCTCGCCTTCAGCTCCCACTTCGACCCCG ACGGCACCCCGCTCAGCGAGCTCTCCTGGTCCTCCTCGCTGGCCGTCGTGGCCGTCTCCTTCTCCGGGCTCTTCACCTTCATCTTCCTCATGTTGGCCTGCCTGTGCTGCAAGAAGGGGGACATCGGCTTCAAG gAGTTTGAAAACGCCGAGGGGGACGACTACGCCGGCGACTTCTCGGCGCAGGGCTCGCCCGCCCCGCAGCATGGCCCCGAGGTCTACGTGCTGCCCCTCACCGAGGTCTCGCTGCCCATGGCCAAGCAGCCGGGGCGCTCAG TGCAGCTGCTCAAGTCGGCGGACCTGGGGCGGCAGAGCCTGCTCTACCTGAAGGAGATCGGGCACGGCTGGTTCGGCAAG GTCTTCCTGGGGGAGGTGAACTCGGGCCTCAGCAGCACCCAGGTGGTGGTGAAGGAGCTGAAGGCGAGTGCCAGCGTGCAGGACCAGATGCAGTTCCTGGAGGAGGCACAGCCCTACAG ggctctccagcacagcaacctgctgcagtgcctggccCAGTGCGCCGAGGTCACGCCGTACCTGCTGGTCATGGAGTTCTGCCCGCTG ggCGACCTCAAGGgatacctgcggagctgccggggggCCGACCCCGTGGCGCCGGACCCCCTGACGCTGCAGCGGATGGCCTGCGAGGTGGCCTGCGGCGTGCTGCACCTGCACAGGAACAACTACATCCACAG CGACCTGGCCCTGCGCAACTGCCTGCTCACCGCCGACCTGACCGTCAAGATCGGCGACTACGGGCTCGCGCACTGCAAGTACAAA GACGACTACTTCGTGACGGCCGACCAGCTGTGGGTGCCGCTGCGCTGGATCGCCCCCGAGCTCATCGACGAGGTCCACGGCAACCTGCTCGTCGTCGACCAGACCAAATCCAGCAACGTCTG GTCGCTGGGTGTCACCATCTGGGAGCTCTTTGAGCTGGGCACCCAGCCCTACGACCACTATTCCGACCGGCAAGTGCTCGCCTACGCCATCAAGGAGCAGCAGCTCAAGCTGCCCAAGCCCCAGCTGAAGCTGTCGCTGTCGGAGCGCTG GTACGAGGTGATGCAgttctgctggctgcagcccgAGCAGCGCCCGACGGCGGAGGAGGTCCACCTGCTGCTCTCCTACCTCTGCGCCAAAGGGGCCACGGAGGCCGAGGAGGAGTTCGAGAAGCGCTGGAACTCCATGAAGCCCaacggcggcggctccggcgccaGCCACCCCGGCGCCGAGCTCTCCTCCTTCCCGCTGCTGGAGCAGTTCGCGGCCGACGGCTTCCCGGCCGACGGCGACGACGTCCTCACCGTCATGGAGACCAGCCACGGCCTCAACTTCGAGTACAAGTGGGAGCACACCAAGACCGAGCACTTCCAGGCGCCGCTGGGCGCCCtgagccccggcagcgccgcccgctACCACGAGCTCTACtacccggcggcggcggcggcagcggggcgcctGGGCCTCGGCCTCTCGCCCGCCTGCTACGCCTGCGAGCGGCAGggctgcccggggctgccggcgcccggcGTGGTGCCCATCCTGGGCGCCCACAGCCCCTCGCTGGGCAGCGAGTACTACATCCGCATCGAGGGGCCGGCGGAGGGCGGCGCCGAGCTCGacgcccgcagcccccccggccgggccggctcGCCCCCGTGGCGGCCCGCCGGCCCGCCGGGCACCGAGCCGCTGCTGGGCCCCGCCGCTGCCTGGGAGCCCGCCGAGCGCGGCCCCTAcgcctgccgccgcccgccgcggccccgcggctaCGAGCCGCCCGCCCGCGACGGGGCCGACCGCTacctgctggaggaggaggaggaggaggaggaggaggaagaggatgaggaggaggagatggagcgCATGGTGGCCCGGCACCGGGACTGGCCCgtccccggcgggcggcgggacaTCTTTGCCGACCCGCTGGGCGTCTCGCCCTCGGGGAACCGTGCCGGCTGCGGCGAGGagagccccccgggccgggccctggcCCCCGGCCCCTTGCCGGCGCCGCGGCAGCCCTGGGCCTCCAACAGCTCCTCCAACAAcaacagcggcggcggcggcagccccccggcccggcagccCGCCGCCGGCGACAGCTGGTGCTACCGGCACATGATCACCTTCCGGGGGCTCATGGCCAAGCCGCTGGGCTCGGTGCCGCGCGACCCGGCCCAGCCGGCCGCCTGGCCGGAGCGGCCCCCCGGCGAGGACGGCGGCTGTCGGCCGGAGCCGGCGGCAGTGCCCGGCGTCCCCTCGCCCTCCCCGGCGCGCCCGGCGGCCCTGGGCGgcctccccggcgcgggggcccccGCGTGCCCCCGCGATGCCAGCCCCGTGGCCcaggcggccccgccggcccccgccgagcccctggacggcgcccgccccgcgccggagGCCCCCGCGCCGGCTGCCGCCGAGGACGGGCAGTGCCCCGAGGCGGAGCAGACGCCGGACAAGACCTTCTCCAGCGGCAGCTTCCCCAGCCCGGACGACGGCAGCGACGAGGACACGGCGGAGCTCACCTCCGGCGTCTTCACCGACTTCTCCGGGGACTACGCGGAGCGGGCGGAGGTGGCCCCGGCCTTCAAGtcgctgcagaagcaggtgggGACGCCGGACTCGCTGGAGTCCCTGGACATCCCGTCCACCGCCAGCTCCTGCGAGGGCTTCAGCCCCACGGCCTTCGCGcccgccgggcagccccgggcgctCGACAGCGGCTACGACACCGAGAACAACGAGTCGCCCGAGTTCGTCCTCAAGGAGCCCCACGAGCCCCGGGAGCCCGAGGGCTTCGTGCCGCCGGGGAAGGGCAGcgagggggccggggcggcccccgagCCGCGGCTGGCCTCGCCCCCGGGCGCCGAGCCGCCGGGCCTGGCCGCCAAGAACCCCTGCCGCGACTCGGCCTACTTCTCCGACTGCGACGCCGAGCCCGAGCGGGGCCCCAAGGACAGCGACGGCGAGGACAGCCCCGaggcgggcgcccggccccgcgcccaggACTCGGCCGaggagccgccggcggggagcgTGGCGCCTTtcccgcagccgccgccgtgTCCCACGGCCCCCGGcgtccccgcgtgtcccctgcCGCCAGAGACCTTCCGCTCGTCCCCGGGGGCGGCCAGCCCCGAGGAGGTGGCCCGGGGCGTCTCCGGACTGGGGGGAGCCGAGGCCGGCGGCGAGCAGACTGCGTCCCCCGGGCCGGGaccgctgccgggggggcccccgctgccggccgcccccgAGCGGCGCGAggaggccgaggaggaggaggaggacacgGAGGACAGCGACGAGTCGGACGAGGAGCTGCGCTGCTACAACATCCAGGAGCAGAGCGAGGAGAGCGAGGAGGAGCCGGCGGCCGTGCCCATCGTGGTGGCCGAGAGCCACAGCGCCCGCAACCTGCGGAGCCTCCTCAAGATGCCCAGCCTGCTCTCGGCCTCCTTCTGCGAGGACCTGGAGCGCAAGAAGAAGGCCGTGTCCTTCTTCGACGACGTCACCATCTACCTCTTCGACCAG GAAAGTCCCACGCGGGAGCTGGCCGAGCAGAGCTTCCCCGACGTCCCCGAGCCTccggggcagcccccggccaGCGGCAGCCCGGCGGGGAGGCTGGGCGCCTCGGACGACTCCTCGGACGGGAACGCGTCTGAAGAgg GCGGCGGCTTCGAGTGGGACGACGACTTCCCGCTGGTGCCGGTGAAGGCGTCCCTGATGTCCCCGCTGGCGGGGAcgccgccggagcccccccccgccggcccctgcctgctgccggCCCCCAAGCAGGTGCTGCCGCTCCAGTTCTCCCGCTTCACCGTCTCGCCGGCCCCCGTGTCCCGCTTCTCCATCACCCACGTCGCTGACTCGGACATGGACTCGGTCGGAG gcagcagcgagGACGGCGACCGGGAGTGA
- the AATK gene encoding serine/threonine-protein kinase LMTK1 isoform X1: MGRLAAAAAAAMSAAFLSPSLAFSSHFDPDGTPLSELSWSSSLAVVAVSFSGLFTFIFLMLACLCCKKGDIGFKEFENAEGDDYAGDFSAQGSPAPQHGPEVYVLPLTEVSLPMAKQPGRSVQLLKSADLGRQSLLYLKEIGHGWFGKVFLGEVNSGLSSTQVVVKELKASASVQDQMQFLEEAQPYRALQHSNLLQCLAQCAEVTPYLLVMEFCPLGDLKGYLRSCRGADPVAPDPLTLQRMACEVACGVLHLHRNNYIHSDLALRNCLLTADLTVKIGDYGLAHCKYKDDYFVTADQLWVPLRWIAPELIDEVHGNLLVVDQTKSSNVWSLGVTIWELFELGTQPYDHYSDRQVLAYAIKEQQLKLPKPQLKLSLSERWYEVMQFCWLQPEQRPTAEEVHLLLSYLCAKGATEAEEEFEKRWNSMKPNGGGSGASHPGAELSSFPLLEQFAADGFPADGDDVLTVMETSHGLNFEYKWEHTKTEHFQAPLGALSPGSAARYHELYYPAAAAAAGRLGLGLSPACYACERQGCPGLPAPGVVPILGAHSPSLGSEYYIRIEGPAEGGAELDARSPPGRAGSPPWRPAGPPGTEPLLGPAAAWEPAERGPYACRRPPRPRGYEPPARDGADRYLLEEEEEEEEEEEDEEEEMERMVARHRDWPVPGGRRDIFADPLGVSPSGNRAGCGEESPPGRALAPGPLPAPRQPWASNSSSNNNSGGGGSPPARQPAAGDSWCYRHMITFRGLMAKPLGSVPRDPAQPAAWPERPPGEDGGCRPEPAAVPGVPSPSPARPAALGGLPGAGAPACPRDASPVAQAAPPAPAEPLDGARPAPEAPAPAAAEDGQCPEAEQTPDKTFSSGSFPSPDDGSDEDTAELTSGVFTDFSGDYAERAEVAPAFKSLQKQVGTPDSLESLDIPSTASSCEGFSPTAFAPAGQPRALDSGYDTENNESPEFVLKEPHEPREPEGFVPPGKGSEGAGAAPEPRLASPPGAEPPGLAAKNPCRDSAYFSDCDAEPERGPKDSDGEDSPEAGARPRAQDSAEEPPAGSVAPFPQPPPCPTAPGVPACPLPPETFRSSPGAASPEEVARGVSGLGGAEAGGEQTASPGPGPLPGGPPLPAAPERREEAEEEEEDTEDSDESDEELRCYNIQEQSEESEEEPAAVPIVVAESHSARNLRSLLKMPSLLSASFCEDLERKKKAVSFFDDVTIYLFDQESPTRELAEQSFPDVPEPPGQPPASGSPAGRLGASDDSSDGNASEEALSLRVPGGGFEWDDDFPLVPVKASLMSPLAGTPPEPPPAGPCLLPAPKQVLPLQFSRFTVSPAPVSRFSITHVADSDMDSVGGSSEDGDRE; encoded by the exons atgggccgcctcgccgccgccgccgccgctgccatgTCGGCCGCCTTCCTCAGCCCCAGCCTCGCCTTCAGCTCCCACTTCGACCCCG ACGGCACCCCGCTCAGCGAGCTCTCCTGGTCCTCCTCGCTGGCCGTCGTGGCCGTCTCCTTCTCCGGGCTCTTCACCTTCATCTTCCTCATGTTGGCCTGCCTGTGCTGCAAGAAGGGGGACATCGGCTTCAAG gAGTTTGAAAACGCCGAGGGGGACGACTACGCCGGCGACTTCTCGGCGCAGGGCTCGCCCGCCCCGCAGCATGGCCCCGAGGTCTACGTGCTGCCCCTCACCGAGGTCTCGCTGCCCATGGCCAAGCAGCCGGGGCGCTCAG TGCAGCTGCTCAAGTCGGCGGACCTGGGGCGGCAGAGCCTGCTCTACCTGAAGGAGATCGGGCACGGCTGGTTCGGCAAG GTCTTCCTGGGGGAGGTGAACTCGGGCCTCAGCAGCACCCAGGTGGTGGTGAAGGAGCTGAAGGCGAGTGCCAGCGTGCAGGACCAGATGCAGTTCCTGGAGGAGGCACAGCCCTACAG ggctctccagcacagcaacctgctgcagtgcctggccCAGTGCGCCGAGGTCACGCCGTACCTGCTGGTCATGGAGTTCTGCCCGCTG ggCGACCTCAAGGgatacctgcggagctgccggggggCCGACCCCGTGGCGCCGGACCCCCTGACGCTGCAGCGGATGGCCTGCGAGGTGGCCTGCGGCGTGCTGCACCTGCACAGGAACAACTACATCCACAG CGACCTGGCCCTGCGCAACTGCCTGCTCACCGCCGACCTGACCGTCAAGATCGGCGACTACGGGCTCGCGCACTGCAAGTACAAA GACGACTACTTCGTGACGGCCGACCAGCTGTGGGTGCCGCTGCGCTGGATCGCCCCCGAGCTCATCGACGAGGTCCACGGCAACCTGCTCGTCGTCGACCAGACCAAATCCAGCAACGTCTG GTCGCTGGGTGTCACCATCTGGGAGCTCTTTGAGCTGGGCACCCAGCCCTACGACCACTATTCCGACCGGCAAGTGCTCGCCTACGCCATCAAGGAGCAGCAGCTCAAGCTGCCCAAGCCCCAGCTGAAGCTGTCGCTGTCGGAGCGCTG GTACGAGGTGATGCAgttctgctggctgcagcccgAGCAGCGCCCGACGGCGGAGGAGGTCCACCTGCTGCTCTCCTACCTCTGCGCCAAAGGGGCCACGGAGGCCGAGGAGGAGTTCGAGAAGCGCTGGAACTCCATGAAGCCCaacggcggcggctccggcgccaGCCACCCCGGCGCCGAGCTCTCCTCCTTCCCGCTGCTGGAGCAGTTCGCGGCCGACGGCTTCCCGGCCGACGGCGACGACGTCCTCACCGTCATGGAGACCAGCCACGGCCTCAACTTCGAGTACAAGTGGGAGCACACCAAGACCGAGCACTTCCAGGCGCCGCTGGGCGCCCtgagccccggcagcgccgcccgctACCACGAGCTCTACtacccggcggcggcggcggcagcggggcgcctGGGCCTCGGCCTCTCGCCCGCCTGCTACGCCTGCGAGCGGCAGggctgcccggggctgccggcgcccggcGTGGTGCCCATCCTGGGCGCCCACAGCCCCTCGCTGGGCAGCGAGTACTACATCCGCATCGAGGGGCCGGCGGAGGGCGGCGCCGAGCTCGacgcccgcagcccccccggccgggccggctcGCCCCCGTGGCGGCCCGCCGGCCCGCCGGGCACCGAGCCGCTGCTGGGCCCCGCCGCTGCCTGGGAGCCCGCCGAGCGCGGCCCCTAcgcctgccgccgcccgccgcggccccgcggctaCGAGCCGCCCGCCCGCGACGGGGCCGACCGCTacctgctggaggaggaggaggaggaggaggaggaggaagaggatgaggaggaggagatggagcgCATGGTGGCCCGGCACCGGGACTGGCCCgtccccggcgggcggcgggacaTCTTTGCCGACCCGCTGGGCGTCTCGCCCTCGGGGAACCGTGCCGGCTGCGGCGAGGagagccccccgggccgggccctggcCCCCGGCCCCTTGCCGGCGCCGCGGCAGCCCTGGGCCTCCAACAGCTCCTCCAACAAcaacagcggcggcggcggcagccccccggcccggcagccCGCCGCCGGCGACAGCTGGTGCTACCGGCACATGATCACCTTCCGGGGGCTCATGGCCAAGCCGCTGGGCTCGGTGCCGCGCGACCCGGCCCAGCCGGCCGCCTGGCCGGAGCGGCCCCCCGGCGAGGACGGCGGCTGTCGGCCGGAGCCGGCGGCAGTGCCCGGCGTCCCCTCGCCCTCCCCGGCGCGCCCGGCGGCCCTGGGCGgcctccccggcgcgggggcccccGCGTGCCCCCGCGATGCCAGCCCCGTGGCCcaggcggccccgccggcccccgccgagcccctggacggcgcccgccccgcgccggagGCCCCCGCGCCGGCTGCCGCCGAGGACGGGCAGTGCCCCGAGGCGGAGCAGACGCCGGACAAGACCTTCTCCAGCGGCAGCTTCCCCAGCCCGGACGACGGCAGCGACGAGGACACGGCGGAGCTCACCTCCGGCGTCTTCACCGACTTCTCCGGGGACTACGCGGAGCGGGCGGAGGTGGCCCCGGCCTTCAAGtcgctgcagaagcaggtgggGACGCCGGACTCGCTGGAGTCCCTGGACATCCCGTCCACCGCCAGCTCCTGCGAGGGCTTCAGCCCCACGGCCTTCGCGcccgccgggcagccccgggcgctCGACAGCGGCTACGACACCGAGAACAACGAGTCGCCCGAGTTCGTCCTCAAGGAGCCCCACGAGCCCCGGGAGCCCGAGGGCTTCGTGCCGCCGGGGAAGGGCAGcgagggggccggggcggcccccgagCCGCGGCTGGCCTCGCCCCCGGGCGCCGAGCCGCCGGGCCTGGCCGCCAAGAACCCCTGCCGCGACTCGGCCTACTTCTCCGACTGCGACGCCGAGCCCGAGCGGGGCCCCAAGGACAGCGACGGCGAGGACAGCCCCGaggcgggcgcccggccccgcgcccaggACTCGGCCGaggagccgccggcggggagcgTGGCGCCTTtcccgcagccgccgccgtgTCCCACGGCCCCCGGcgtccccgcgtgtcccctgcCGCCAGAGACCTTCCGCTCGTCCCCGGGGGCGGCCAGCCCCGAGGAGGTGGCCCGGGGCGTCTCCGGACTGGGGGGAGCCGAGGCCGGCGGCGAGCAGACTGCGTCCCCCGGGCCGGGaccgctgccgggggggcccccgctgccggccgcccccgAGCGGCGCGAggaggccgaggaggaggaggaggacacgGAGGACAGCGACGAGTCGGACGAGGAGCTGCGCTGCTACAACATCCAGGAGCAGAGCGAGGAGAGCGAGGAGGAGCCGGCGGCCGTGCCCATCGTGGTGGCCGAGAGCCACAGCGCCCGCAACCTGCGGAGCCTCCTCAAGATGCCCAGCCTGCTCTCGGCCTCCTTCTGCGAGGACCTGGAGCGCAAGAAGAAGGCCGTGTCCTTCTTCGACGACGTCACCATCTACCTCTTCGACCAG GAAAGTCCCACGCGGGAGCTGGCCGAGCAGAGCTTCCCCGACGTCCCCGAGCCTccggggcagcccccggccaGCGGCAGCCCGGCGGGGAGGCTGGGCGCCTCGGACGACTCCTCGGACGGGAACGCGTCTGAAGAgg ccCTCTCGCTCCGTGTCCCAGGCGGCGGCTTCGAGTGGGACGACGACTTCCCGCTGGTGCCGGTGAAGGCGTCCCTGATGTCCCCGCTGGCGGGGAcgccgccggagcccccccccgccggcccctgcctgctgccggCCCCCAAGCAGGTGCTGCCGCTCCAGTTCTCCCGCTTCACCGTCTCGCCGGCCCCCGTGTCCCGCTTCTCCATCACCCACGTCGCTGACTCGGACATGGACTCGGTCGGAG gcagcagcgagGACGGCGACCGGGAGTGA